Below is a window of Leishmania donovani BPK282A1 complete genome, chromosome 21 DNA.
TCGGCCAGTGTGGCAACCAGCTCGGCCAGCGCTGGTTCGATGTCATGCTTCAGGAGCACAAGGCTTACTCGCATTTTCCCGAGGCCCGCGACGCTGTCTTCCTCGAGGACATGAACCACCCCGGCCGACTTAAGGCGAGGTGTGTGGCGGTCGACATGGAGCAGGGCGTTCTGCACGCAATGCTGCGTGGCCCTCTGAAGGACATCTTCGACGCTAACTTCTTCGTCTCCGacgtcagcggcgcgggCAACAACTGGGCTGTGGGGCACATGGAGTACGGCGACCGCTACATCGACGCCATCGCGGAGTCGGTGCGAAACCAGGTGGAGCAATGCAACTGCATCCAGTCTTTCTTCTTGATGCACTCCctgagcggcggcaccggctccGGGCTCGGCACGCGTGTGCTTGGCATGCTGGAGGACGAGTTCCCGCATGTGTTCCGCATTTGCCCGGTCGTCATGCCATCCGAGGTGGACGATGTCGTAACGGCGCCGTACAACAGCTGCTTctcgctgaaggagctgatCGAGCACGCGGActgcgtgctgccgctcgacAACGACGCCCTGGCACGCATGGCAGACCGCGCCCTCAGCAGCAGGCCCAAGGGCCGTGGCGTGATGGCATGCagtgtgccgcagccgcaggccTTCTCGGCAGCGAAGCCGACCGACACCAAGGGGCTTCCCTACGACTCGATGAACGGGCTTGTGGCCCAGCTTCTGAGCAACCTAACCTGCGCTATGCGCTTCCCTGGCCCGCTGAACATGGACATTAACGAAATCACGACGAACCTAGTCCCATTTCCGCGGCTGCACTTCCTCACCGCTGCGATCGCGCCGCTGAGTGTGTCGAGCAagcacgccgccgttggGCCACGTACGGTGGATGCGATGATCGCCGCATGCCTGGACCCGGGGCACCAGTTCGTGGATGTCCGTCACGGTCAAGGAAGCGCTGTGACGCGAGAGGCCGGCAAGACTCTAGCGACATCGCTCATCGCACGCGGCCCGCAGACAACCGTCGGTGACCTCACCCGCGGCGTCGGACGGCTGCGCGAGCAGATGGAGATGCCGTACTGGAACGAGGACGGCTTCAAGACAGCGCTGTGCGGGGTCAGCCCGCTGGGTCACAAGGATTCCATGCTGCTCCTCGCCAACAACTGCTCCATTCGAGGCAAGGTCGAGTCGATGCTCTCCAAATACGAGCGTCTCTACTCGGTCCGCTCCCACGTGCATCACTACGATCAGTACCTCTCCGATGCCTACTTCGTGCATACAGTGgagacgctgcgcacgctggTGGACGACTACGCGTACCTggacacggcggcgccgccgaaggACTTGCCGCGCAGCATGAAGGATCTCATCTACTACTAAGTCTGCCATGCGCGCAGGGTAGAAGGGAGAAAAAGGGGGCAGGGtgggctggaggaggaggagaaggagcggctTGGTGGAGTCCGCCGCAcatcgccttcgccgccgtgccgtctTTTAGCTTCATGCCGCCCCTGTACACTGCTGATTGCCCATGTGAAACATGCAAGACGAAACAAACCAACAAAACCGTCGTACGAGGAGTACACGGCAGTGATGTGGGTGCTGGAGCTCAGaggtgttgtgtgtgtgtgtgtgcttgtgtggcTGAGCAGCGCATCTCTCCCGTCTCCTTTcccccgctcctcctcacgcATTTCTGTGTCTGTCTTTGTGTGGGAGTCGCATGTGTGTACGCCGGCCTCGATCACGAGTGCACAGCTACTGATGACGCTTCGTTCTCTTGCCCATCTCCGTCTTGgctgcgcttctctcccccACACGTCTGTTCTGAATGTGCACGTACTCGGTCGCACGTCTGCCCAcgcgacacgcacacacacacacacacacacacacaagcgcataCATGCGCGCGCAGTCACAGCGCAGAGCAAGTTGCTTCTTctgccctcctctttccttaAACGGCCACACCCACACCTACATACACCACTACACCGCTTGGGCTACTCACTGGCGGGGATCGGGCGATGCCATCtgtgtgcgccgcgccgcctgcgccccgatcatcctcgtcgacggcagcggtggcaatGAGGACGGGCAGCAATCGCCGccacaacaacggcaacacTGGCGCTAAGATCGAATCGAATAGCGCCAGTGTAGCCGATCTGCAGGAGGCAatcctgcagctgcttccaCGACGCGCTAGCGAGGAGGATGCCGCGGCGTACATCGACGTGAGCGGCCCAGTAGACGCCAACCAGACGCTCATCCGCTACGATATCCCCTACGCGCCCGGTGACCCGAAGCGTTCGCTGAAGCTGCGCAAGAGTCTCGGCCTAGGGGCCGAGGAGCGCGTCGTCGACCCGAACGTGCGCGTCGTCATTGACAGCTTCATCACGCCGCGTCGATGGGTGGATTCGTCGACGGGGGTGGTTTGGGTGCAGCACGCTAGCCCGTTTCCGTCCTCTCGTATCGACGCCGCGGAGACGCAggagcgcctgcacgccCAACTCGAGGCTCACcaggcgcgccgcaccggcaccagcCCCATCCGTTCGCTCCTTGTCGCCGAGTGCATGCTGGAGGTACTGCGCCAGGTGACGGCGGAGTGCTGGGAGCGtggcttgctgctgctgcacgtacACTCGGAGCGGGTGGCAGCCCAGGCAGCACATCGGCGCCTTTTTGAGAGTCGTGTCGGCCACGCCTTCCGTCTTGCCCTAAAGGGTGAGAAGGACGTGGcgaaggtggaggaggacatggccgcgctgaagcagcgcatcgagCTGCTCGGCCAGGAAGAGGCCGACCTGCGACGCCTGTGCAGCGAGTTcgagcggcgcgccgaggaGCAGGTGCTCATCGCGAACAAGGAGCACAACGACGCCCTTACAAAGCTGAAGCGGGAGGGCGTGCAGAAGCGTGCACAGTtagagcagcagctggtgaTTCCAGCGAACTTGCAGTAGTTGGAAGAGACGGAGGGCCGTGCGGGTGtgggtgagggggggggagaggccAGAGGAGGGCCGCAGGAGAGGGGGGTCAGGGGAGAGGCGTGCGAGGGTCCCTCACCTAAAGCGACGCTCCGCGTCGCTTGCTCTACCTTTCGCCTCGACAGCTCTTCTCCTGCCAACTCCGCTagcaccacctcctttgCGGCTGTCGAGAACTCGCTCttcgcgtttttttttacttGACGGCGCTCCTCACCCGACATGCGCGGCAAGAgaagcgggaggggggagagccTCCGCTGCAAAAGCAAATGTTGCGGGGGGTAGGACAGGGTAGTCACTGCGcggggcggaggtggagagacggcgcagcccgcccttcctccctcctccttccccccccccccacacacacacacacacagtttTGCAGCCGACGAGATTATACCACACCATGCCATCCAGCATACTCGATGTacgacagcagcaggatGTGCCCCAGCGCTTCACCCTGTGTTTCTTATTTTCGGAcactcaccaccaccctaGTTGTTTGCGCAGCTCATTTTCGAAAGGTGGGGGAGGTCTCGGGCCTTCGCCAGCAAGCCTCCACTACCGCGAAAACGAGGTCGTGAACCAAAGGAcgcgcaggagcggcagaaACACCGAGAGGATTGCGATGGCCCCATCCACGTGGACATCGGCCTTGCCACTCCTTCATAGAGAAGTGACAAGGATGGATGCCGGTGtgggaggtgtgtgtgcgtgtgtgtgtgcgtgtgtccgtGCGTGTAAGCTGCGCGGACCGAGGGCCTGTCTTTCGACGTTTTCGCGACTGAACAGGACGGACTCGTTTACACGTCAGCGTGCACGCATGTACTgctcccctctccgcgccTCGTAGGCGCGAGGCACGGTTCTCTGCGGTCTTCGCCTCTGGAAGCGGTTCGTGATGCACCCGAGCCATCGCGCTCTTCGTCTCATCTCTTcatctctcgctctgcgtcttcttcaccttcgcctccgtACTCACGCCGTTCGACAACACACGAACGCCCCCTCACGGGTGCACATGCGTTTAGTCCCGGCATgagcgccgcagcaacgACTACTACTGCTACGACGACTATTTCTAGGACACTGCCGCAACAGTGACAGAGCACCGTTGAGTGCGTCAAGTgtgtctctgcctctctgtccGTGAGTGTGTACCATACGGTGCCTGGGCTCTCCCAAGACCCCATGccccctctcgcctctcctccctcctcatacacttttttttgttttacCGCTTGAATGATAGacttctctttctcttggTGTGGACGCCATCTTTTCGACCCCTCCCCATTTcctggtgcgtgtgtgtgcgtgtgtgtatgcttgATCAACGCCCATCCATCACAACGCATACACACCACGGCAGGCACCCCCCCTCCTACTCCTTGGGTCTGTGTGTCGGCCTCCCTGGTTCTTTCCTTCCTTATTGTCACTCCTTCGCGCGGGCTtctctccacacacacgcacacacgcacgcacactctctcctgcgccgctcctATCCGTGTGGGCATCATTGCGTTTTTGATTCATTTCTCCCTTTGTCGTTTGTTTTCTCACGTGCGCCGAGGACCTCCGGGCTTCCATTGATCCAGAGGACCCCCTCGTCCATTTCAAACACACGCTCCCCCACTTAACTCCCCTcgccactaccaccaccaccaacaccatcCCCCCTTCCTATCATGCTCCGCGAGGCCCGCAGACGCAAGCAGCAAGTGGCCGCCAAAATCGGACACGAAGAATATATCTACCGCCTTAATGGCAACCCCTTTAGCCATCAGGAGGTGATTCGTGTACGCCCGCAAGGCGACCTCGACCCGCGTCGAGTGCAAGCGGCGGGCATCAGAGTTGGGGTTGGCGGCGCCAGAGGTGTTGGTGGGCCAAGTCGACCGCCGTTTGCggtggacgacgacgccaaCTACAGCAATGGCGGTGGCAGAGGTAGCCGTGTTGCCCCGTTGAACCCCAGTTCTGGCGTACCTAACGATGGACCCTCCAACGAGGCCGTAGCCCCGTACAGTGCCCCCGAAggctgcaacggcggcacTCCGCGCGGCAAAAAGTACGCTGCAGCCAACTACGCTTCCCcctacggcggcggcggtggtggtgcggacGGCCATCCGCACCCACTCGTGTCGCAGGGGCAGCACATCGTGAGCACCTTTACCCCCGTAATCCCAGCCATCGCGCCGGTCAGGGACCTGCCCGCTCCCCTGCCTGCTGTGTACAGACCAAAGCCGCCCCTCACGTTTCACAGCGGCCCGGCTTCAGGCGCAGAggtgccgcctctctccctcacgccGTTGCCGCAGCATCCGGCGCCATCGCAGGTGTGCTACCCTTCCAGCGAAGCCGGTACTCCcagggctgctgcggccccgGTGTACTTATCACCCGGTGAGAAAGGCGCTGGCCGACCCAGCACAAGTccgacggtgctgccgccgctcaaCTCAGACGGTGGCAacagcagtggtggtggtcccTTCCCCACCCGCAGCCCGCGCCCGAGCACGAGCGGAGCCGCcttgggcggcggcggcttcctcatcggcggcgacggcctctctgctgctgaggagcgccaccgcgagaagatggcggcgcgccagcgtgcCGTTGAGCTGCAGAGGGAGAATGCACGGCAGATCCT
It encodes the following:
- a CDS encoding epsilon tubulin, putative, with the translated sequence MPREIVTVQVGQCGNQLGQRWFDVMLQEHKAYSHFPEARDAVFLEDMNHPGRLKARCVAVDMEQGVLHAMLRGPLKDIFDANFFVSDVSGAGNNWAVGHMEYGDRYIDAIAESVRNQVEQCNCIQSFFLMHSLSGGTGSGLGTRVLGMLEDEFPHVFRICPVVMPSEVDDVVTAPYNSCFSLKELIEHADCVLPLDNDALARMADRALSSRPKGRGVMACSVPQPQAFSAAKPTDTKGLPYDSMNGLVAQLLSNLTCAMRFPGPLNMDINEITTNLVPFPRLHFLTAAIAPLSVSSKHAAVGPRTVDAMIAACLDPGHQFVDVRHGQGSAVTREAGKTLATSLIARGPQTTVGDLTRGVGRLREQMEMPYWNEDGFKTALCGVSPLGHKDSMLLLANNCSIRGKVESMLSKYERLYSVRSHVHHYDQYLSDAYFVHTVETLRTLVDDYAYLDTAAPPKDLPRSMKDLIYY
- a CDS encoding dynein arm light chain, putative is translated as MRTGSNRRHNNGNTGAKIESNSASVADLQEAILQLLPRRASEEDAAAYIDVSGPVDANQTLIRYDIPYAPGDPKRSLKLRKSLGLGAEERVVDPNVRVVIDSFITPRRWVDSSTGVVWVQHASPFPSSRIDAAETQERLHAQLEAHQARRTGTSPIRSLLVAECMLEVLRQVTAECWERGLLLLHVHSERVAAQAAHRRLFESRVGHAFRLALKGEKDVAKVEEDMAALKQRIELLGQEEADLRRLCSEFERRAEEQVLIANKEHNDALTKLKREGVQKRAQLEQQLVIPANLQ